The genomic region AAGGTTTAAGTTTAATGCAGTAGGATTGGCTGCAACCCCAACAGCAAAATTTGTTTTTTCATTCAAACTAGTTCCTGCCATATCATAACCTTTATTAAGGGTATTCACTATTCCAACTAAACCTACAGAATCCACTTCAAATACCGGTGTTGCCTTAGGATGATCACCTCTTTTAGGTTCGTCCCCGGTCAATATTAATAAATTGTTAATACCAAGAACCCCTGCTCCTAAAAGTTCTGATTGAAGAGCAATAACATTTCTATCCCTACACGTTAAATGAAAAATTGCGTCTATATCTGTTTCTTTTTTTATCTTATAGCTAAGTGCAATTGCACTTGTTCTCATATTTGCCATTGGTCCATCTGTTATATTTACTGCATCAACAATACCTTTTAATTGATTTACTGACTCAATTAGCTTTTCAGTATTTATTCCCTTTGGTGGTTCTAGCTCTACAGTTACTAAGAACTGCTTTGATAATAATTTTTCTTTGAATCTATTCATTAAAACTCCCCCATTTTTCTTTTACTTGTTAATAATTAATTTAGCTTGTTTTACAGCTCCTATTGCATCTGAAGAATAAAAGGCGCCAATTGTATTAGCATATTCTTCTGTTACTACTGCTCCTCCAATTAAAACGGGAATAGATAGTCCTTTACTTTTTAAGCTTTCCGTAACTATTTTCATTTCATTCATAGTGGTTGTCATAAGTGCGCTTAGACCTATAATATCAGCCTCTTCTTTTAAAGCACATTCTATTATCCTGTCTGAATCCACAT from Serpentinicella alkaliphila harbors:
- a CDS encoding methylenetetrahydrofolate reductase — translated: MNRFKEKLLSKQFLVTVELEPPKGINTEKLIESVNQLKGIVDAVNITDGPMANMRTSAIALSYKIKKETDIDAIFHLTCRDRNVIALQSELLGAGVLGINNLLILTGDEPKRGDHPKATPVFEVDSVGLVGIVNTLNKGYDMAGTSLNEKTNFAVGVAANPTALNLNLEIERLHEKIEKGVDFIQTQPVYNPEDLAIFMDKIKYFKVPVLAGILPLKSYKMTQHVSNNIPGINIPEWTQKRMESGGRAEGVKIAAELVKDLKNISKGIHIMPLGDTNMVIEIIEQSKLK